In Rhipicephalus microplus isolate Deutch F79 chromosome 7, USDA_Rmic, whole genome shotgun sequence, one genomic interval encodes:
- the LOC119179164 gene encoding sulfotransferase ssu-1: MTQKGLAQMIDGDYYSSYFNPDVVRQALRFIPGRGDIVQMAFPASGTHWMQQITQLIVHGGRSASSYREFASRFQFPEYVGTPAGVASMQSPRFLPTHLRPGQITVAPEAKYIYVARNPWDVCASLYDLQGELRGPNGGQTFDDFVSLFLEGLAGPGDYFEHVRTAFQRKDEPNVFFVTYEEMTEDHGGVVLRLADFLGSEYCRPLRENSELLDEIVRKSTSEYMRNMLAPSTQDVNKWLPTKAENVGTDLE, from the exons ATGACACAAAAAGGCCTGGctcaaatgatcgacggcgactACTACAGTTCTTACTTCAATCCCGACGTGGTTCGCCAAGCCCTGAGATTTATCCCGGGAAGGGGCGACATCGTACAGATGGCTTTTCCCGCCTCTGGCACCCACTGGATGCAGCAGATTACTCAGCTCATCGTTCACGGAGGGCGAAGCGCCAGCTCCTACCGAGAGTTTGCCAGCAGGTTCCAATTCCCCGAGTACGTCGGTACGCCGGCAGGTGTAGCGTCCATGCAGTCACCGCGGTTTCTTCCGACGCACCTGCGGCCGGGACAGATCACCGTGGCACCCGAGGCGAAGTACATCTACGTGGCCCGCAATCCCTGGGACGTCTGCGCTTCGCTGTACGACCTTCAAGGGGAACTTCGTGGACCCAACGGCGGGCAAACGTTCGACGACTTTGTGTCCCTGTTCCTGGAAGGGCTAGCGGGACCCGGAGACTACTTTGAGCACGTGCGCACGGCCTTCCAGAGAAAAGACGAGCCGAACGTCTTCTTCGTGACGTACGAAGAAATGACGGAAGACCACGGAGGCGTTGTTTTGCGCCTCGCAGACTTTCTCGGTAGCGAATATTGTCGGCCGCTTCGAGAAAACTCGGAACTACTAGATGAAATCGTCAGGAAGTCCACCTCCGAATACATGAGAAACATGTTGGCCCCGTCCACGCAGGATGTAAACAAATGGCTGCCAACTAAGGCGGAAAATGTGGGCACG GACCTGGAGTAA